The DNA region TGATGTTCAGCTTCGCACGTTCGGCAGCATCGACATTGATCTGGAATTGCACCCGGCTCCCGGCCAGCACCATCCTGATGATTCCCCCCACACGGGTGAAGTCGGAAGTTTCTCCCACCGTGAGAATGCTGCCGCCGCGCAGGCTGTCGAGAGCAACCTGGGTCTTGTCGCGCAGCGACGGAGACAGAAATACGATGTGGCACCGCCGCGCACCATGAGGTTGCTGCATCCGTTCCAGCAGAATTGGCCGGCCCTCGATGATCATGCCGCCAGCCATGCGGTCCAGCACCGCTCCGAACGGATCATCTCCCAGCACGCATATCCGGATTTCGTTGTTTGTTTCCGGCCAGCGCACAAACTTGGCGAAATTGAGCAGGAAGGCCGCTTTGACCTCGTATTCTTCCGCCTTGGCTGTTTGAGAACTTGCCGGTTGCGGTAGCAGGCAACTCAGCAGGCAGAATGAGACCGCAACCAGCCAGGTCCGGCATCGATACTGGATTCCATCAAACCGCATGCCCATCGCCTGTTTGCCCGCAATTCAGAAACGCCACGTCAATTTTCCATAAATGCTGCGCGACACTTGACCATCACTGAGCAGCGGAATCAATGGACTGAACTCGGTGTGGCGATCCGACAATAGATTTTGGCCGCCTACGGACAGTTCAAGATTACTGCGCGGATGCCACCCGAAACGCACATCCCAGCGTACGTACGCACGTACGGACTGGACCGGAAGCCGGCTTACGTAATAGAGAAAATTATCGAATTCCACCGCATGTGGGAGCGATAACAGCGACCTGAACTGCAACTGGTGGACCGGGTTCTCCCCGGGCGCCATCATCACGAACGCTGTAGCGGCGTAAGCAGGAT from Terriglobales bacterium includes:
- a CDS encoding YfiR family protein, which produces MRFDGIQYRCRTWLVAVSFCLLSCLLPQPASSQTAKAEEYEVKAAFLLNFAKFVRWPETNNEIRICVLGDDPFGAVLDRMAGGMIIEGRPILLERMQQPHGARRCHIVFLSPSLRDKTQVALDSLRGGSILTVGETSDFTRVGGIIRMVLAGSRVQFQINVDAAERAKLNISAKLLSLSQIVHDADKKDGGG